A window from Ictalurus furcatus strain D&B chromosome 16, Billie_1.0, whole genome shotgun sequence encodes these proteins:
- the LOC128620206 gene encoding progestin and adipoQ receptor family member 3-like, protein MPQKILKSAHYIELGSYQYWPVLVPRGIRLYTYEQIPVFLKENPYITDGYRAHLPSRLCLKSIFILSNETVNIWSHLLGFVLFFLLGVNDMSTVLPAAGASREDYVIYSIGLFCFQVCMLCSVGYHLFCCHRSEKTSRRWLALDYAGISVGILGCYVPGVFYAFYCDGFWRQVYLITVLALILAVFSVQIHPLYHTQEWKTLRSVIFCSVAVYGVIPACHWVWLNGGFHSEIVQAFFPRVMVMYVIAASAFLFYISKVPERYFPGQLNYLGASHQLWHVLVVLMFYWWHQTAVYITHYRHSEPCPRFS, encoded by the exons ATGCCTCAGAAGATCCTGAAGAGCGCTCATTACATAGAGCTGGGCAGCTATCAGTACTGGCCGGTTCTCGTGCCCAGAGGCATCCGGCTCTACACTTATGAACAGATCCCCGTGTTCCTGAAGGAGAACCCGTACATTACAGACGGGTACCGAGCACATCTGCCTTCTCGGTTATGTCTGAAAAG CATATTCATTCTGTCCAACGAGACGGTGAACATCTGGAGCCATCTGCTGGGCTTCGTTTTGTTCTTCTTGTTGGGGGTGAACGACATGTCCACAGTGTTACCGGCTGCAGGAGCCTCCAGAGAGGACTACGTCATCTACTCCATAGGGCTGTTTTGCTTTCAG GTGTGTATGCTGTGCTCGGTGGGTTATCACCTGTTCTGCTGCCATCGCTCGGAGAAGACGAGCCGCCGCTGGCTGGCCCTGGACTACGCCGGGATCTCGGTGGGAATTCTGGGATGCTACGTCCCGGGAGTGTTCTACGCCTTCTACTGCGACGGT tTCTGGAGGCAGGTGTACCTCATCACGGTCCTGGCTCTGATCCTGGCCGTGTTTTCGGTTCAGATCCACCCTCTGTACCACACTCAGGAATGGAAGACGCTGCGCTCGGTTATTTTCTGCTCCGTGGCGGTGTACGGCGTCATCCCCGCCTGCCACTGGGTGTGGCTCAACGGAGGCTTCCACTCCGAGATCGTGCAG GCGTTTTTTCCACGAGTCATGGTCATGTACGTGATCGCTGCCTCAGCCTTCCTGTTCTACATCAGTAAAGTCCCCGAGCGCTACTTCCCAG GCCAGCTGAACTACCTCGGTGCCAGTCACCAGCTGTGGCACGTTCTGGTGGTGCTGATGTTCTACTGGTGGCACCAGACCGCCGTCTacatcacacactacaggcacAGCGAGCCGTGTCCGAGGTTCAGCTAG